A stretch of DNA from Schizosaccharomyces osmophilus chromosome 2, complete sequence:
TGCAAGTCAAACGATCCAGCGCTTGAGTTGTatcttttagcttttttagctttttgaGAGCAAGCAAACGACAGTGGGTTTCGATTATTATGATATCTTTGAAACCGTTGTTACTATATTAAGGACTTTGCTTCTATTTAGAACAGCACTTTTTCGAGACAAAAATAGGCttacaaagatgaaaagtcCAATGAAGAtgcaaaataaaaaagcaacagAGGGATAACGAATGTagtcaaaagaaaagtgaaACTCAGCTCCTCGAAATTGGTAGAATCAAAAACAGCGCGTTGAGGGAATTGAAAATTAGTAAACCCAGATTATTCCCCTGGGTGCCTTCCTTCTACAAGAATTACGATCAAGCTTGTGGTTTCAGGTCAAGGATTGTTACTATTTCGTATCTACGAAATACAAGCGCACGGTGAAGGGAGAACTAAAATGTCTTTAGAGacgaaagaaataaatagtgGAATTAAGggagatgaagaaaaatgaagaaaaggcgACGAGAAGGGTATGTGATCGGTGCTCTGAACCCTCCGTGAATACTCATATATAGGATATGAATCTTTAGAATAGttcgattttttaaaaaactaAACCTAATACATGtgaatgatgaagaaaaaaaaatagtaagTTTTTGTGTATTTTTTAACGACCATTCAAGTTCCTATGTAGAATTACTGATTTCGCATTCCATGATACagacgaaaacaaaaattggCAGAAACACAATATgcaggaaaagaaaaagatactTTGTAATTGTTGATTGCTGATCTCTTGGTGCTTGACAAATTGGACTGTCAATACATGCTTTAACGGGATCTGTCAAGGTGCTGCTGTAACAAACACCATGAAAACAAGGCATCAAACGTTGGAAAGGAACCAAACTGCTTTCTGATTTTCCATGCTTGGGAATTTAAAAATCTACATGTAACAACAACATACGCTAGTAGTAGCGAGCTCGTTAAACTTTATATTCATTGATTACTgtacaaaaataaagaaaaaacctGTTTGAAGCATTGATACAACAAGAATGGAAGAAGGTCCTAAATTATAGACTGGGCACTCCATGGAATACCTAGTCTAATGCTCAATCATAGACAAATGCTTCCAATATAACCATTTAGAACAAAGACATCGAGACTtgaattcataaaatcaCGCTAAGGGAGGAatagagaaagaaaggattATAGCGTGAACAGGAGGAAAGGAACAAGACGTGTGTAAAGAAGGAATGGAGGTGAATAGAAAGAATACTtagaaaatacaaaatttatattttcgAAAACATCACTGCCATTTAAGCATTAGCAAGCTGCTGAGATTTACGGGTACGCTCCTGAAGAGCATCCAAGTAAGTAGTGCGAAGTTTGCGATTGGTAACGCCGCCAAATCCAAAGGCAGGGAGGATTCTAACGACACGGGCAAAAGTGCTTTTCAATAAGTTCTTCCGAATTTGGGCGATGCGGTTTGCAACACTAATGTTGGGACCGCCACGGTTGTAAATGTCGAGAGCCATCAAATGGAGGGGAGTGCTAACTAATTGCACAATACAGGGCGTAGCCAATTGAGCGGTAACAAGACCACCGGGCAAGTAGGGAGCAATCATGGGTGGAACGTTAAAAGAGAATGCAATGGTCAGGGCATCACGAAGACCATAAAGGCCATAACTTTGCCAACCAAGAGGACGAGGAGTACCGGTGCCCCAGAATTTTGTGAAAAAGCTATCTTTGAGAATAGAGAGACCACTATTGGCAGCAGTGACGGAGGTGAATTTTACAAAACCCGTTGTTTCAGCCTTAAACACGGGATTATTATAACGAATGTTGTCTATGGTATCGATAGTATTAGCCGTCATATACGTGCCAGaataaatggaaaagacAAGGGCAAAAGGAAGgctaaaaataaaggaatgGGGACGGGAAAGGATGCGTTTGAAGGAATGGGCGACCGACTGCAAGAGAGAGCTGCGACCACTCGTGTTTTCGACGATCGAACGGTCGATGGTAAGGATGAAAGGAGAAACCAAGGCACTGGCAGTCGTGGCTGCCATGGCATCTATACCGACTCGTCTCCAAAAGTTGGAAGCGGGAGGCTTGTTAGCATGAATATGTGATTGATGATTCATAGTCGTTgacaacaaaaacaaagaaacttgaaaaaaaaaaaaaaaggtttttaaACGAATGGAATCTAAGAAAATCTccaagaacaagaaaaagaaagatctTCGCGTCAagtcaaaaacaaaacagtcAAGGAAATCTAGAGGGATTTGACTGTTTAGAAAAACTAAtcaagaaataaattaagcACGCGtaagaataaaatatatcCCAaggtatatatatttaaatataaagagTGGtataaaaaggaagaaatcCCGAGATTACGCAGCAAGTTAACCAAATAACTctatcaaaaagaaaaactgcTCCTCTCTATTGATAAAAGCCAAGAAgctcaaaacaaaaaaaaaccaactTATTAAAGACAAACGTTGTTTGTCCAGCAATTGCAGCAAGGACGCAAAAGAATCCCCAAATTTACAGCAGAAACGAATTTACAAAGGAAACCGACAAGTTTAGATTGCAAGGAATCTAAcagaatcttttttttagcaaaaaacgcaaagaaaacaaaacccaacttcaaaaatgaacGGATTGGTATAGGCTAAAGGACTGTCAAGACAATCGGTCAGACCGGGTTTCACGTCAGAACACTAGCAGCCGCTAAGGAAAATGTGAGGAAGAAGGGAAGGAATCTTCCCTCTTTATATTGGACGAAGGGTAGATTAAATTTTTCAGAACCGGTCGAAATTCCTTCGCAATCTCGCTATAACGCATCCCAAGACATTgttttgataaaaaaatctgATGGTTCTTTAGATATAATATGGATTAGTTTTATAGCAGTCAGATGAAGTCAAATAAAGTCGAATAAAGTCGAATAGAGAGACATACAGACGGTGGGTATATTGAATTCACTGTCCACTCTGCTGTCGCTTGTTCTCATCTTTTACAGATGCAATCATGGAAAATTTGCCTATGTAAGATTCcttaaaaaagcaaatccaACTTGCAATTTTCAAACCAGCTTCAGAAGGATCCTTTCGATTCTACATTAttcgctttcttttatctCCTTCGGTATTtgattttgctttttcgcAGTTTAACCCTTGCGTGCTGTTGCATCACTTTCCTGATTaagaaaattttcattcttcttgttaCTATGATCACCCATGATTTCCAGCAAAGCGAGACATGTAGGTAGCGAAAGAGGTCAGCAGAAAGGGAAACAATAGTATATCGAATGGCAGATTAAGCCATTGTAGGCCATTATTCATTGATCTCTTAGCGAATGGATCCATTCAAATATTTCTTGACACTCAGTTCCCATTCATCGGTTGCAATTCCCTAGCCTAAATTTGCAAGGGTTTCCTTCCAACGGCGTATCATCATCGCACCAGATTCATGGTTGATTATCGcttccattctttttctgcaCTTTCTTACACGATTActtaaacttttttcttctcgGCTGATACGATGCTTGATAACGTTCTTTTTGCGAAGCagaatttttggtttgaaaAGTTAGATTCTGTATTCGAGCGTTGGGGATCCGTTTAACTTTTGTCAAGCAAGTTAAAGTTGTGGAGTTCCGACTCTGGCTTACATCCATGTTTGGAaaatctcttttcttcatctttcgttttctcATAGTTTTTGCCATTTTCCTTGTATAGAAAAGATTAAATGATATGTAGTACttccatctttttctttttctttttcctttttttttttttggatccttattttcttcaaattcccTTTCCTAGACATCGCATTATAGTTGCAAGACGGACAATAGTAGAATATGCCATTGTACAAGTCAAGTCGCAAGTCTATATAGCTTGGACCAACATGGCTAGCCATCCTGTTTACTTTCTCATAAATAGTTTATTTTCCCTTAAACACATAAACTAGGTAGACAGCCTCATAACCAGATTCAACAACG
This window harbors:
- a CDS encoding mitochondrial membrane protein, conserved protein, with translation MNHQSHIHANKPPASNFWRRVGIDAMAATTASALVSPFILTIDRSIVENTSGRSSLLQSVAHSFKRILSRPHSFIFSLPFALVFSIYSGTYMTANTIDTIDNIRYNNPVFKAETTGFVKFTSVTAANSGLSILKDSFFTKFWGTGTPRPLGWQSYGLYGLRDALTIAFSFNVPPMIAPYLPGGLVTAQLATPCIVQLVSTPLHLMALDIYNRGGPNISVANRIAQIRKNLLKSTFARVVRILPAFGFGGVTNRKLRTTYLDALQERTRKSQQLANA